A DNA window from Maribellus comscasis contains the following coding sequences:
- a CDS encoding TIM-barrel domain-containing protein, with amino-acid sequence MKKFLILLISISLLISCKKKREISEEQYNPEWEKVFPGIWESKVNQPDEFNLLSVANKNPRAETLVKKTETDFPLSANEIKTYTKKGRTVLHFPLEKGEQIYGFGLNFKTVQQRGRILRLHVDHYGGKDDGRTHAPVPFFVSSKGYGVLINTARYIDVYVGTGVRADSKNPPKAKDRNTDKNWSAQPYSDNLEMVIPAEGVEMIVFAGENMLDVIQRFNLYCGGGTLPPKWGLGFWHRTPTLFTEDDIQNEIDGFSEKDFPLDVVGLEPGWHTKAYPCSFEWSPERYPNPAEFIKKTANQGIRLNLWMNPYVYPEGKLYEALLPYAGTNTVWNGIVPDYTMNEPRKIMQEHFKKYQFDIGISGLKIDEVDGHDRWLWPDAAQFPSGKDGEQMRQTYGLQMMSLTDEVFREKNERSYGLIRAANAGSVSYPYVIYNDYYDHKNFITALINSGFCGVLWTPEVRSSKTAEEWLRRMQTTCFSPLAMINAWADGTEPWSYPEVYKQCQDVAFLRMQLLPYLYSTFADYHFNGTPPFRAMNLEEGFGYNAEVEETKFNATKNPYSEAVKKEVKDQYMMGKNILVAPLFAGDKGRDVILPEGNWYDFYTGKLVGNGEIIHVKDGFENIPLFVKDGGIIPMIPKIRQTSEWVQNTPLEIRVYGTAPGELVLYDDDGSTFNFENGSYTTKKLTATNGKGSIEDLHNSDQWVYGDVRWKFMNSSEN; translated from the coding sequence ATGAAAAAATTTTTAATCCTTCTAATTTCCATATCATTATTAATTTCCTGCAAGAAAAAAAGAGAAATATCGGAAGAACAATACAATCCTGAGTGGGAAAAAGTATTCCCCGGTATTTGGGAATCAAAGGTAAATCAGCCCGATGAGTTTAACTTGCTTTCTGTTGCCAACAAAAATCCGCGTGCAGAAACTTTAGTAAAAAAAACGGAAACCGACTTCCCTTTGTCAGCCAATGAGATCAAAACATATACAAAAAAAGGAAGAACAGTTCTTCACTTTCCGCTTGAAAAAGGAGAACAGATTTATGGTTTTGGGCTAAATTTTAAAACCGTTCAGCAACGCGGAAGGATTTTGCGTTTGCATGTTGATCATTACGGAGGAAAAGACGATGGAAGAACACATGCTCCGGTGCCGTTTTTTGTGTCGTCGAAAGGATACGGAGTTTTAATTAATACAGCCCGCTACATTGACGTTTATGTAGGAACAGGAGTCCGCGCAGACAGTAAAAATCCTCCCAAAGCGAAGGATAGAAACACGGATAAAAACTGGTCGGCACAACCGTATTCCGACAATCTGGAAATGGTAATTCCTGCTGAAGGAGTTGAAATGATTGTATTTGCCGGGGAAAATATGCTCGATGTAATTCAACGATTTAACTTGTATTGTGGCGGCGGAACACTTCCTCCCAAATGGGGATTGGGTTTCTGGCATCGCACTCCGACTCTTTTTACCGAAGACGATATTCAGAATGAAATTGATGGTTTTTCCGAAAAAGATTTCCCTCTGGATGTGGTCGGACTCGAACCTGGCTGGCACACAAAAGCGTATCCCTGTTCTTTTGAATGGTCGCCCGAACGTTATCCAAATCCTGCTGAGTTTATTAAAAAGACTGCCAATCAGGGGATCAGACTCAACTTGTGGATGAATCCTTATGTTTACCCGGAAGGAAAACTTTATGAAGCGTTGCTTCCTTATGCTGGAACAAATACAGTTTGGAACGGAATTGTTCCCGATTATACAATGAACGAACCGCGTAAAATTATGCAGGAACATTTCAAAAAGTACCAGTTTGATATTGGTATTAGTGGTTTAAAAATAGACGAAGTTGATGGGCACGACCGCTGGCTTTGGCCCGATGCAGCTCAATTTCCTTCGGGGAAAGACGGCGAGCAAATGCGGCAAACCTACGGGCTTCAAATGATGTCGCTGACAGATGAAGTTTTCAGAGAAAAAAATGAGCGTTCCTACGGATTGATTCGTGCCGCAAACGCCGGTTCTGTTTCCTATCCATACGTAATTTACAACGACTACTACGACCACAAAAATTTTATAACTGCCTTGATTAATTCGGGATTTTGCGGAGTACTCTGGACTCCCGAAGTGCGCTCCAGCAAAACGGCGGAAGAATGGCTCCGACGCATGCAAACAACCTGTTTTTCGCCATTGGCAATGATTAACGCCTGGGCCGACGGAACAGAACCATGGTCGTATCCCGAAGTTTATAAACAATGTCAGGACGTCGCCTTTTTACGCATGCAGTTGCTTCCCTACCTCTATTCAACTTTTGCGGATTATCATTTTAACGGAACGCCACCTTTTCGGGCAATGAATCTGGAAGAAGGTTTTGGTTATAACGCAGAAGTGGAGGAAACCAAATTCAATGCTACAAAAAATCCATATTCCGAAGCGGTAAAAAAAGAGGTAAAAGACCAATACATGATGGGAAAAAATATTTTAGTTGCTCCACTTTTTGCGGGTGACAAAGGAAGAGATGTGATTCTGCCCGAAGGAAATTGGTACGATTTTTACACCGGAAAGTTGGTTGGCAATGGAGAAATTATTCATGTGAAAGATGGATTTGAAAACATCCCTCTTTTTGTAAAAGACGGCGGAATTATCCCGATGATTCCAAAAATCAGACAAACCTCTGAATGGGTTCAAAATACTCCTCTCGAAATCCGTGTTTACGGGACTGCTCCCGGCGAATTGGTTTTATATGACGACGACGGTTCAACCTTTAATTTTGAAAATGGAAGTTACACTACCAAAAAGCTAACAGCAACCAACGGAAAAGGAAGTATCGAAGATCTGCACAATTCCGATCAATGGGTTTATGGAGATGTACGTTGGAAATTTATGAACTCAAGCGAAAACTAA
- the moaC gene encoding cyclic pyranopterin monophosphate synthase MoaC, with protein MNSLSHIDDKGKANMVDISQKPDQVRTASAEGFIKLQPETINLIQQNLIKKGDVVAIAEFAGIQAAKETSRLIPLCHNIVITKAEVKGTVLDDGIKMESRLKCIGKTGIEMEALTAVSVALLTIYDMCKAVDKTMEIVSVKLVSKEKSDV; from the coding sequence ATGAATTCACTTTCACATATCGACGACAAGGGCAAAGCCAACATGGTTGACATTTCGCAAAAACCTGACCAGGTGCGCACTGCAAGCGCCGAAGGATTTATAAAACTTCAACCTGAAACCATCAATCTTATTCAACAAAACCTGATAAAAAAAGGCGATGTAGTTGCCATTGCAGAATTCGCAGGAATTCAGGCTGCCAAGGAAACCTCGCGTTTGATTCCACTTTGTCATAACATTGTAATTACCAAAGCCGAAGTAAAAGGCACGGTTCTGGACGACGGAATAAAAATGGAAAGCCGGCTAAAATGCATAGGCAAAACCGGAATTGAAATGGAAGCGCTCACAGCGGTTAGTGTTGCGCTACTCACCATATACGACATGTGCAAGGCAGTGGATAAAACCATGGAAATTGTTTCGGTAAAACTCGTATCAAAAGAAAAGTCAGATGTATGA
- a CDS encoding TolC family protein: protein MYKPKIFLIGFLFFSVQCFAQDSLLTIKGAVESAFGRNAELQQLYAQLKQKENLWRTETGISSPEISYFKEGIASGPGDVFDERRITISQEIDFPLTTSYRLKALAEEVKSLELQIKSRENEIKAEVKSYYVEVLYALYLQNSMQNQLKLAQELYNAVYTKFETGMGNGIDLANAELRLEEAKNDLDQTQWTLHKARYGLFYAMGLPVEDQKYSIGFSDTLRASDIEISQIMTLAVQEKQPDFLATEHQLQAADFYIKEAKSNILPDIRLNLYKQDYGSGYNFKGFEVGLRIPIWYPLEQKGKINTALARQDEIRWKQQEIRLNTKKQIEYAWHNYSVSRSIIKRYNETMKEKASLLQSLTLKAYQLGEVDLLNLLNAQQTYLTSEQRYLTALRDYYLQLLSLEKYLEEDLVY, encoded by the coding sequence ATGTATAAACCAAAAATATTTCTAATCGGATTTTTGTTTTTTTCTGTTCAATGTTTTGCTCAGGACAGCTTGCTTACCATAAAGGGAGCGGTTGAATCGGCGTTTGGCAGAAATGCTGAGCTACAGCAATTGTATGCACAGTTAAAACAAAAAGAAAATCTCTGGCGGACAGAAACCGGAATATCTTCGCCCGAGATCAGCTATTTTAAAGAAGGAATTGCTTCCGGTCCGGGTGATGTTTTTGATGAGAGAAGAATTACAATTTCACAGGAAATAGATTTTCCGCTTACAACTTCTTATCGTTTAAAAGCGCTGGCTGAAGAAGTAAAGTCTTTGGAACTTCAGATAAAATCGAGAGAAAATGAGATTAAAGCTGAAGTAAAAAGTTATTATGTTGAAGTTTTGTACGCGCTTTATTTACAGAACTCGATGCAAAATCAGTTAAAACTGGCGCAAGAGTTATACAATGCCGTTTACACCAAATTTGAAACGGGTATGGGGAACGGGATTGATTTAGCAAATGCTGAACTTCGGCTGGAAGAGGCGAAAAATGATTTGGATCAGACACAGTGGACACTGCATAAAGCAAGATATGGATTGTTTTATGCCATGGGGTTGCCCGTTGAAGATCAGAAATATTCCATCGGGTTTTCGGATACGCTTCGGGCATCTGATATTGAGATCTCTCAAATAATGACGCTCGCTGTGCAGGAAAAGCAGCCCGATTTTTTAGCGACTGAACACCAGTTGCAGGCCGCTGACTTTTATATAAAGGAAGCCAAAAGTAACATTCTTCCCGACATTCGTTTGAATTTGTACAAACAGGATTATGGTTCAGGCTATAATTTTAAAGGTTTTGAAGTGGGGCTTCGAATACCAATCTGGTATCCGCTGGAACAAAAAGGAAAGATAAATACCGCTCTGGCACGGCAGGATGAAATTCGCTGGAAACAACAGGAAATAAGGCTCAATACAAAAAAGCAAATTGAATATGCATGGCACAATTACTCTGTTAGCCGCTCAATAATTAAGAGGTACAATGAAACCATGAAAGAAAAAGCTTCTCTTTTGCAGAGTCTGACTTTAAAAGCATACCAGTTGGGTGAGGTGGATTTACTAAACCTGCTTAATGCCCAGCAGACCTATCTGACAAGCGAACAGCGTTACCTCACCGCCCTGCGTGATTACTACCTTCAATTGCTTAGCCTCGAAAAATACCTGGAAGAAGATTTAGTCTATTAG
- a CDS encoding molybdopterin molybdotransferase MoeA, with the protein MNQFDKIQTTIASLRFITKTEEINLTEAFSRILQEDVVADINMPPFDKSAMDGYACRFEDVGQPMRMLEIISAGSVPSKKIGENECSKIMTGAAVPEGADCVFKVEDSTQLEDGKVICTNPKTAKNICYLGEDYKTGEILISKRTKINESHLAVLAGAGYSRVKVSSLPKVALVTTGSELVEPDQVPPPGKIRNSNASQVSAQLKKMGIEVNYLGLAADDYQKLSDLVSSAFEKFDILIFTGGASVGDFDFIPHILKEQNFTVLWERSGLKPGNPITVAQKENKYCIGLSGNPVSSLVQFEFIAKPLLYRLMNCDIKPRKIKASMASNFHRKKADRIAVIPVKINNEGEVETIPFHGSAHINSLVLANALIEVPVGQLEIQKGDFVYVRPI; encoded by the coding sequence ATGAACCAATTTGATAAAATTCAAACCACAATCGCGTCACTTCGCTTCATTACGAAAACAGAAGAAATTAATTTGACTGAAGCATTTTCCCGAATTTTGCAGGAAGATGTTGTGGCCGACATAAATATGCCACCGTTTGACAAATCGGCGATGGACGGCTACGCATGTCGTTTTGAGGATGTTGGCCAGCCAATGAGAATGCTTGAAATAATAAGTGCCGGTAGTGTTCCTTCGAAAAAAATCGGGGAAAATGAGTGTTCTAAAATAATGACAGGAGCCGCTGTTCCGGAAGGTGCCGACTGTGTCTTTAAAGTTGAAGACTCCACGCAGCTTGAAGACGGAAAAGTAATTTGCACAAACCCAAAAACAGCAAAAAATATTTGCTATTTGGGTGAAGATTATAAAACCGGAGAAATTCTAATTTCAAAAAGAACAAAAATAAATGAATCGCATTTGGCCGTTTTGGCTGGCGCAGGCTACAGCCGGGTAAAAGTTTCCAGCCTTCCGAAAGTTGCCCTTGTAACAACTGGCTCCGAATTGGTTGAACCCGATCAGGTTCCGCCTCCGGGAAAAATAAGAAACAGCAATGCTTCGCAGGTTTCGGCGCAACTTAAAAAAATGGGAATTGAGGTGAATTACCTTGGTTTGGCTGCCGACGATTATCAAAAGTTGTCGGATTTAGTTAGCAGCGCATTTGAAAAATTTGACATTCTTATATTCACAGGTGGCGCGTCTGTAGGCGATTTCGATTTTATTCCACACATTCTGAAAGAACAAAACTTCACGGTACTTTGGGAAAGGTCGGGATTAAAACCCGGCAATCCAATTACCGTTGCCCAAAAAGAAAACAAATATTGCATCGGACTTTCAGGAAATCCGGTTTCCTCGCTGGTGCAGTTTGAATTTATTGCAAAACCATTGTTGTACAGACTAATGAATTGCGATATAAAGCCAAGAAAAATCAAAGCATCAATGGCTTCCAACTTTCACCGCAAAAAAGCCGACCGGATAGCGGTAATTCCTGTAAAAATAAATAATGAAGGCGAAGTTGAAACTATTCCGTTTCACGGTTCTGCCCATATAAATTCGCTGGTTCTGGCCAATGCATTAATAGAAGTCCCGGTAGGACAACTCGAAATTCAAAAGGGAGATTTTGTTTATGTTAGACCGATATAA
- a CDS encoding helix-turn-helix domain-containing protein, protein MATVLHIKNMVCPRCIETVESVLMEKGFQVRSIKLGEAKVDKEPSAEQMQELSTALQNRGFELLIDKKRQIVDQVKSEVIKLVHHRENEILNVNLSSHLAGLIGADYSSISTLFSSSEGITIEKYTILQKVEKVKELLSYGELTASEIAFKIGYSSAAHLSSQFKKETGMTPGQYKNLKEKERKPLDQIGK, encoded by the coding sequence GTGGCAACAGTTTTACACATAAAAAATATGGTCTGTCCGCGTTGTATCGAAACCGTTGAATCTGTTCTCATGGAAAAAGGTTTTCAGGTGAGATCGATAAAACTGGGCGAAGCCAAGGTTGATAAAGAACCTTCGGCCGAACAAATGCAGGAGCTTTCAACAGCGTTACAAAACAGAGGCTTTGAACTCCTCATTGACAAAAAGAGACAGATTGTTGACCAGGTAAAATCAGAAGTTATCAAACTGGTGCACCACCGTGAAAATGAAATTTTAAATGTCAATCTCTCCAGCCATCTGGCGGGATTGATCGGAGCTGATTACTCTTCCATTTCTACGCTTTTTTCCTCATCCGAAGGAATTACCATTGAAAAATACACCATCCTTCAAAAAGTTGAAAAAGTAAAAGAGTTGCTTTCATACGGTGAACTCACAGCCAGCGAAATCGCTTTCAAAATAGGCTACAGCAGCGCAGCGCACCTTTCTTCGCAATTCAAGAAAGAAACCGGAATGACTCCCGGGCAGTACAAAAATCTGAAAGAAAAAGAACGGAAACCGCTTGACCAGATTGGGAAATAA
- a CDS encoding FAD-dependent oxidoreductase: MEKILIIGGVAAGATAAAKARRLSPDAQITMLEAGPDISFANCGLPYYIAGDIDSRSKLILQSPESFNEQYQVEVHTNTQVSKIDREKKQVQTIDSQTGAKNTFEYTKLILAQGGKPIQPEIPGANADHVFSLWTLEDMDKIDNHLKNNEPKTAVVVGGGFIGLEMVEALVKRGLKVHVVEKMQHVMAILEAETAGFITRELRAFGVGIHTETAVTKINADSVELDNAKKINADMVLLSIGVRPTLQLAKDAGLAIGEAGGLLVNDKLQTSDPNIFAAGDMVEIEHRVNGKKVRIPLAGPANRQGRIAAENAFGGEHSYKGAIGTSVVRVFDAVAGTTGLSLKQARAAGIDADAIVVHKEHHTSYYPGAETVSVLLVFDKKTGVVLGGQTAGYKGADKRLDVVATACAAKLPVSEIADIDFAYSPPIGTANDAMNMAAYVAENKMSGYSPSIMASELDDYLESKQQVIVLDVRDVFAHQKSKMNGAYHLPLEMLQANVERIPKDIPILIYDETGKKGHQALRTLVGADCQEVVNISGGHTSLQRYAIAAGFKHIDMDMLPIGKKSIGEKVLEETETNKNVDTAELKKLVVDVRTRGEFMSGAFPDAINIPLDDLMSGNGELGEDMNREIVVYCATGARSAYAQQVLRQRGFSNVVNGGGISAMMSRY; the protein is encoded by the coding sequence ATGGAAAAAATTCTAATTATAGGAGGAGTTGCAGCAGGAGCCACAGCTGCAGCAAAAGCACGGCGTTTATCGCCCGATGCGCAGATTACCATGCTCGAAGCCGGCCCGGACATTTCATTTGCGAACTGTGGATTGCCCTACTATATTGCAGGCGATATCGACAGCCGCTCCAAACTAATTTTGCAAAGCCCGGAAAGTTTTAACGAACAGTACCAGGTAGAAGTACACACCAATACCCAGGTGAGCAAAATCGACAGAGAAAAAAAGCAAGTTCAAACCATCGATAGCCAGACTGGCGCAAAAAATACGTTTGAATACACAAAATTAATTTTGGCGCAAGGAGGAAAACCCATTCAACCGGAAATTCCGGGAGCAAATGCCGACCATGTTTTTAGTTTATGGACATTGGAAGACATGGATAAAATTGATAATCACCTAAAAAACAACGAGCCCAAAACAGCCGTAGTTGTGGGAGGAGGTTTTATCGGTCTCGAAATGGTTGAAGCTTTAGTTAAACGCGGCTTAAAAGTTCATGTAGTTGAGAAAATGCAACATGTGATGGCAATCTTAGAAGCTGAAACTGCCGGATTTATTACCCGCGAACTGCGAGCTTTCGGCGTTGGAATTCACACTGAAACTGCCGTTACAAAAATAAATGCCGATTCAGTAGAACTGGACAACGCTAAAAAAATAAATGCCGACATGGTATTACTTTCCATCGGTGTTCGCCCAACTTTACAACTGGCGAAAGATGCCGGGTTGGCGATTGGTGAAGCCGGAGGTTTGTTGGTAAACGACAAATTGCAGACTTCGGATCCAAATATTTTTGCAGCCGGAGATATGGTTGAAATAGAACACCGTGTTAATGGCAAAAAAGTTCGTATTCCTTTGGCAGGCCCGGCAAACCGTCAGGGAAGAATTGCTGCGGAAAATGCATTTGGAGGAGAACACAGCTACAAAGGAGCCATCGGAACTTCAGTTGTTCGTGTTTTTGATGCCGTTGCCGGAACCACAGGTCTGTCGCTGAAACAAGCCCGCGCAGCAGGAATTGACGCCGATGCAATTGTGGTTCACAAAGAACACCACACTTCTTACTATCCGGGTGCTGAAACCGTTAGTGTTTTGCTGGTTTTTGACAAGAAAACAGGTGTTGTTCTGGGTGGACAGACAGCAGGTTACAAAGGAGCAGACAAACGTTTGGATGTAGTTGCCACCGCTTGTGCAGCGAAACTTCCGGTTAGCGAAATTGCCGACATTGATTTTGCATACTCGCCACCAATCGGAACTGCAAACGATGCAATGAACATGGCGGCCTATGTTGCAGAAAATAAAATGTCGGGATACAGTCCAAGTATCATGGCTTCGGAACTTGATGATTATTTGGAAAGCAAACAACAGGTAATTGTATTGGACGTTCGCGATGTATTTGCGCATCAGAAAAGCAAAATGAACGGCGCTTACCATTTGCCGTTGGAAATGCTTCAAGCAAATGTGGAACGAATTCCAAAAGATATTCCTATTTTAATTTATGACGAAACAGGTAAAAAAGGTCATCAGGCACTTAGAACACTGGTGGGCGCAGACTGCCAGGAGGTTGTAAATATCTCTGGCGGGCATACTTCATTACAACGTTATGCCATCGCTGCCGGTTTTAAACACATCGATATGGATATGCTTCCTATCGGGAAAAAAAGTATTGGTGAAAAGGTGTTGGAAGAAACCGAAACCAACAAAAACGTTGACACAGCTGAACTAAAAAAACTGGTGGTTGATGTACGCACTCGCGGAGAATTTATGAGTGGTGCTTTCCCTGATGCAATAAATATTCCTTTAGACGATTTGATGTCAGGCAACGGAGAACTGGGGGAAGATATGAATCGTGAAATTGTTGTTTACTGTGCTACCGGAGCCCGTTCAGCGTATGCACAACAAGTGCTTCGTCAACGCGGATTCTCGAATGTAGTTAACGGCGGAGGAATATCTGCAATGATGTCGAGATATTAA
- a CDS encoding MOSC domain-containing protein — MKKLEIISVNISEKKGIVKAPVEQTILNKTGIQGDAHAGHWHRQVSLLSQESIEKAEKQANAKFPPGTFAENLTTRGIEVHKTAPLDRFVNDEVEMEVTQIGKKCHTGCAIGKQIGNCIMPLEGIFCKVIKGGIVKAGSTFDFVPYILKTKIITLSDRASKGVYKDLSGPKIKELLEKQLQEKNRHFSIENTILPDHKEQLEKTIQKAVEEKTDVIFTTGGTGIGPHDITPDVIKPMLDKEITGIMELIRVKYGMKNPNAILSRSVAGVIGKTLVYVLPGSVKAINEYMAEILPTLEHSLRMLHGSDAH; from the coding sequence ATGAAAAAGCTGGAAATTATTTCGGTAAATATTTCAGAAAAAAAAGGAATTGTAAAAGCCCCGGTTGAACAGACTATTTTAAATAAAACCGGAATTCAGGGAGACGCACACGCCGGGCACTGGCACCGACAGGTAAGTTTGCTTTCGCAGGAAAGTATTGAAAAAGCGGAGAAACAAGCCAATGCCAAGTTCCCGCCCGGAACTTTTGCTGAGAATCTAACTACCCGGGGAATTGAAGTTCACAAAACAGCCCCGCTCGATCGCTTTGTAAACGACGAGGTAGAAATGGAAGTAACTCAAATCGGTAAAAAATGCCACACCGGCTGCGCCATTGGCAAGCAGATTGGAAATTGTATTATGCCGCTGGAAGGAATTTTTTGCAAAGTGATAAAAGGAGGGATTGTAAAAGCCGGAAGCACTTTTGATTTTGTTCCCTACATTCTGAAAACAAAAATTATCACCTTAAGCGACCGCGCATCAAAAGGCGTTTACAAAGATTTGAGCGGTCCAAAAATCAAGGAACTTTTGGAAAAGCAACTTCAGGAAAAGAACCGTCATTTTTCCATTGAAAACACCATTCTGCCTGACCACAAAGAGCAACTTGAAAAAACAATTCAAAAAGCTGTGGAAGAAAAAACCGACGTTATTTTTACCACCGGCGGCACAGGAATCGGGCCACACGATATTACTCCCGACGTAATAAAACCCATGCTCGACAAAGAAATTACGGGAATTATGGAACTTATCCGTGTAAAATACGGCATGAAAAATCCGAATGCAATTTTAAGCAGAAGTGTTGCGGGAGTTATTGGAAAAACTCTGGTTTATGTTCTCCCGGGAAGTGTGAAAGCAATTAACGAATACATGGCTGAAATTCTCCCGACATTGGAACATTCGCTTCGTATGCTACATGGAAGTGATGCGCACTAA
- a CDS encoding GTP 3',8-cyclase MoaA produces MLDRYNREINYLRISVTDRCNFRCIYCMPEEGVPHKKQSEILSFDEITEIVKVGAQLGITKIRLTGGEPLVRKNIDELVRRIAEIHEISEITMTTNGVLLSKMAHKLKQAGLNRVNISLDTLNPEKFKQITRLGNLKDVLQGIDAATDAGLEPVKINFVRIPGVNEEDEESIRKFCESKNLKLRFIRQMNLKTGEFYPVEGGAGGICAICNRLRLTADGEIVSCLHSSRRFNSRKSGAREAFRMAVEKKPKCGVGTKSHEFFNIGG; encoded by the coding sequence ATGTTAGACCGATATAACCGAGAAATAAATTACCTGCGCATTTCGGTAACCGACCGCTGCAACTTTCGCTGTATTTACTGCATGCCAGAAGAAGGAGTGCCTCACAAAAAACAGTCGGAAATTCTGTCGTTCGACGAAATTACCGAAATTGTAAAAGTCGGCGCTCAACTCGGAATTACCAAAATCAGACTTACAGGAGGAGAGCCGCTTGTTCGAAAAAATATTGATGAACTCGTTAGAAGAATTGCGGAGATACATGAAATTTCAGAAATTACAATGACAACGAACGGCGTACTTTTATCGAAAATGGCGCATAAATTAAAACAGGCCGGGTTGAATCGTGTAAATATTAGTTTGGACACACTGAACCCGGAAAAATTTAAACAAATAACCCGACTGGGAAACCTAAAAGATGTTTTACAGGGAATTGACGCAGCCACTGATGCTGGTCTGGAACCGGTGAAGATCAATTTTGTTCGAATTCCGGGAGTAAATGAAGAAGATGAAGAATCTATCCGGAAATTTTGTGAATCTAAAAATCTGAAGCTTCGTTTTATTCGGCAGATGAACCTCAAAACCGGCGAGTTTTATCCGGTAGAAGGAGGCGCTGGTGGAATCTGCGCCATTTGTAACCGACTTCGTCTAACTGCTGACGGAGAAATTGTTTCCTGCCTGCACTCATCACGACGATTTAACTCCAGAAAATCAGGTGCCCGGGAAGCATTCAGAATGGCTGTAGAAAAAAAACCAAAGTGCGGGGTTGGAACAAAGTCGCACGAATTTTTTAACATCGGAGGATAA